In Methanococcus voltae, the sequence ATACCCCATCTACCACCCAATTCTGCAGTGTTAAATATTACTATATCGTTTCCATCGTGATATCTACCATAATATCCCATTAACATTTGTGGGGCAGTGTATCCATCTTCTTTACCCATTAAATCCACTTCTGCAATGTATAATTTTCCCTGCACGGGGTGAAATAAATCATCAGGTACTAAAGAATTTAATTCAGTGTATGTTATCATTTTAGGAGGCTGATTATCTGCCATTGAATAAGTCATATTTATATTATATAATGAGTTAGAAAATGGGCTCGTAGATGATTCATAATCCCATTGATTATTATTAATATGGATATATTTTTTAAATAATGTGTCATCGCTATTCTCGAATCCATCAAACATTGTAAACACGGATTTCCCATCTGAAACACCTGTGCCGGAGTAATAAATATCTACTTGTTCAACAGAATTCGCACTTAAATTCATTTTTAACCATACAAATGCTTTAGGGTTTGGTTCTGATGAATTCCAATATTCTACCCAATAATTTAATTTTACACCATTATGGTAAAAATCTAATCCATTACCGTCACTATTTTTGATAAAATTATAATTTGAGTTATTTAATACAATTAGTACAGGGAAATTTTCCAAATTTTCAGTGTTTGGATTTTTTATATATATTGAATCTTTTGTATCACTTTTTACATAGTGGAATGCACTAATTATTGTTTTAACAGTTATGTTTTTTGAATTTTCATAAGATTTACTTCTTAAAGCACCTGCTTTCGATAGATTATAATCTAAAGTATAATCTACATTAAAAGTAAATCCGTTTACCATTGAAATATTTGTTATTTCGAAATTATAATTTAATTCATAACCTGCATTTTCATAAGTAGTTTTAATTGCATTTATATCATTTTGAATTTCTGATTCGGTGTGATTTTCTAAATAATACAGCACACTATCCGTATTATCAAAAAATGGAGTAGAACTACCCGAGTTATAATCGTTTATCACTTGAAATTCTGCATCATTTAAAACTTTATTAAAAACCTTGGGCAATGAATTAGAAACTAAAATTTCTAAAGAATCTGCTTTTAACCCTAAAGTATCAGCATTGGCTTCTTCTAATGCGCTATTCTTATACGTATCCAGCATTGTAAATGATATTACGCCGAACAACATTATTAAAAGTACCAGTGTTGTTGTAGAGTGGGAAAGATACATTATATCACAACGTTATCTTTATTTTAATAATTATAATAATTATAATAATTAGGATAATAGGATAATAGGATAATTTTATAATAATATCTTATATCGAATATAAAATACAAATATACCATATAAATCTAAATATTAAATTTTAAAATATGAAATATGAACTATAATATTATTTAATTTGAATTTTAATTATAAATTACTGAATAAATATAAAATTAATTAGGATATAAAATCAAAGATGCATTTATTGGCACTCCAGATTTATGATAATATATTATTTTTTTACGGTCAGCAGATATTGCTTCAGATGCGATAAATGCGGTATCTTCATCAGAAAAAGGACCCATTGTATTAATATTCTTAGGGCCAAAAATTACATTCCAATATACCACATACCAGCCACTTGACCTGTTTATTTGTACTACAGTGTGAGCTATTGCAAAATTATCATTTACAGCACCCTTTGAATAGCTATAATTCCCGACAGCCACCTTATAATTATCATAATCTATTCTACTGTCAATATACGAGTCAATTATTGAAGAATCTATGTTGGTGTTTAATAATACGATTACATTTTCCAAAGTACCTTCAGATAACAAAGATTCCATTGCAGATATTGCTTTATTATTCAAAACGTTGAATTCTACTGCTTCAGTGTATCCTTCAGTGTCCTCAAAAACTGCAACCGTATATATTGATGTTCCCACAATTAAAATCAAAATTGCAAAAAGAACATCGTAATCAAATATCATAGTTAAATCACCGACGGTATCTTTAATGTAATATTATTAGTTAATTAGAGCTTATTTTAATTTTTGTTTTATTTTAATTTTTTTAGTTTTGATATCCCATAATAAAACAATTACTTGATTGATACTTGATTGATAATTTATTAAGCGCCAATACTCAACGTAATATTATGTGATTCTAATTTAAGACCATAATTCATAATATTATAATCATTCGTAATTGTGAAATAAACTTTATTAGTTTCAGGACTATTACTTACACTTAATAATTTAATTTCTAAGCAATTACCACCGTCATAATCCAAAAATTTCTCAAATTCAGAAAGTGATTCCGTTGAAGACAGGGTTCTATTTGTTATAACTCCATTTACTTCAAATATTGCATTTGTTGGTACATCAGAACTTAACGTAATATTACCCAGCACATATTCATCATTATTTTTGTAGTAGAAGATTTGACCCTGAGACAGAGTAAAGTAGTACTTATAACCAATTTGTTTAGATAATGAAACCGGTACTAATTTTTTACGGTTAAAGTTATACACTTTTCTTTCAAATGTTCCCTCGTGTGTAGACGTATTTACTATAAGCGAATTAATATCTGAAACCTCAATGTTATTAAACTGGTATTCATATTCGTAATTATAAATATCTACACAATTAGGGTCATAGCTACCTTTTATTTTATTACTGCTATAATAATGTCTTGTTAAATTTGTTAAAAAATCATAATAGTCCGATTCATAATTATCTGATGGGAATTCATAATCTTTATAAATTTTTGTTGCGAGTAAGTTAACTTTTTGAATTTCCTGAGTCGAATGTATTTCATTTTGAGCTGTAAGCATAGATGACGATAGGTTAGACGTAATTATGAAAAAAATTATCAAGAACAACATTATTACGATTAATGCCTCATAACTGAATATATAACCTTTTTTAGACCCCAATTTACGAACTAATATATTTTGGTCATTATTAGTCAATCCGTCAATTGTTAACTGAATTTTGGATTTCTTTTTAAAATCTTTGTCTTTTTCGATAATTTTCATAATTTACCTTTAAAAATGATTTTTCCACATTTTGATTATTGGGTTAATTAAAAATAACTAAATTGTCCAAAATTACTTTTAATACTATTAAGTTTATTTAATTACGCCATTTCTACATTTAACTCCTTTGAAACGTAAAAATCATCAACTACGACTTTTAAGGAATTGCCCATATCTAATCCAGATGATACTGCGTTTTTAGTCATTATTTTAGTACCATTTTTATAAAATGTTATGTTTGTTTTTCCAGTGATATGTATTACCTTATTCGCATAATATATGTCATAATTTTTTCCATATATCCTATCAAAACTTGAATCCAATACTATATCTTCATTATATGCCACAATCGCCGTATTTTCAAATATATTAAGTATAGCATCCGCTGAACTAACTATTTCAGATCTTTTAAATTCATTTGCGGTATTGATAACAATATTCCCAATTATAGAAAATGTTATTATAATTAGAAGCATTGCTATTAAAAAATCATACGCAATTTGTCCTTTATTTTTTTTGAATTTATATACTTTCATAGTATCTACTTTTTGAATTGAGTCCCAATTTTTAGATTCTCATTTGATATGTAGTTTTAATTTAGATATATAATCATATCTTTTTTTATAAAGTATATTAAATTTTAAAATTGTTTTGATAATACTAGGCATTGTAAATAATTTTCTATTTTATGATATTAAATATATTCGAAAAAATATATATTTTTATGGATTATCTACTGTAAATTTTAAAAATAAGATTAAAAATTATAAAAAAGAATTTGTTTTGAAATCAAAGTATAATAAGATATTAATAAATTAATAAATTATTTTGCTAACCATTACTAATTAATTAAGGTATTACTTCGATTTTAATTCTATTGTCTTCTTTCAATAATTTAAAAGATAACAATTTTGAAGTATTAACATATATGGAACTTCCATTTAACATTTGAATATCACTATCAAAAGTTGCAACAACCTCAAAACCATCGCCTGAAACTGTAATATTATTAGTTGCAAAATTCCAAGTTGATTCAGAAGGTGATTTTACCCTAACTAATTTGTAAGAACCTTCATCAAGTGTATCCATCATTTGAATATTAGATTTCAAATTGGATAAACTTCCATGTGCTAAACTTGCTTTAGCAACTTCTGTAGTTTTATCCAAACCAAATAAACCTGGAATTATAGTTGCCACTACAACAGAGGCCAATAAAGCTAAAAATAATATGGAAAACTCCATTGAGATTTGACCTTTACCATTTCTAACTTTTCTACCGAATATTTTTTTCGGATTAGCTTCAGGTTTAACAGATTTATTTTTAAGTTTAATCTTCATATTATCATCCTTAGATTTTAGCAACTCGATAAAACAATTAAATTATGATAAGATAATAGAATAAGACTAATTGAAGTAATTGAAGTAATTAAAAGATATATTGATAAAATTTATAATTATAATTAATAATAGATTAACTACTTTTTATTATATAATAATTAAATAAACAAGTCTTCAGCTTCAAAACCTGAAGATTTTGGTTCCCATTTAACTACATAGTAAAATCCCACATCTTCCGGAGAATCTGTTGTATATGCAAACGCAGGAACGTCCATTGAATTATCAATTAATGAATAATCATCAACTATAGGCAGTAAATAACTGTCTATTTGAGTATTTTTACTTGAAAGACCTTTAAATCTACTTACCCAATCATTGTATGATTCCATCCAAGCTTTTGGTCCATCTATAGCTTTATAAGTATCTATAGAAGAATAACCATTTATAATAATTGGTGCTGGCATAACTAATGAAACAGTGCCCCCTGCCAAATTAACTATATTACCACGCACGTAAAGACGAACGTTATCCAATGATATACCATTATTTTTGTATGCCGGTATAAATTCGTTTAAATCGATTACTTTTATATTTGAAAGAACCATTGGTCCTACAATCTCCATTTTGTCCTCTTCATAATCTAAACCCAAATCAGTACCTCGAGTAATATTAATAATTACCTTAGAAGCAGTTGTCTGAATTACTGTATCTTCATCTTCTTCATCCTCGTCTTCCTCTTCATCTTCCTCGTCTTCCTCGTCTTCTTCGTAGTCCACTATTAGATAATCAATTCCTGCACCATAAAATTTAAATGTTATTTTTGAATAAGGCGGTATCCAAAAACCCGTTCGACTATTTAATTCAGATAAAGGGTCTATATCTACATTTAACGTATCATATTCGTATCCATTATCATCATAATCTTCGTAATCCAAGGTTTTAAAATATTGAACTTTTTTTAATTCTTTAATTTCATATTTAACATCAGTAGGAACGTTTACAAAAACAGAATATGGGTTGTTATTAGTCATATCTCCTTTGAATTCCCAATTTGTATATAAAGAAGCCACATTTGTTTCTGCAAATGTTGAATTTATGGATATTAAAATAAATAATACGAAAAAGAAGAGTAAGGAAATTTTAATTAAATTATTTCCTTTTAAATTTTTAGTTTTTGTATCTTCCGATTTAGACTTCATCCAAACCACCTAATGTTCTTACAATCACGAGTTCTTCACTATCCTTTGAAATAAGTAATGGAATTTGTTCAGAAGGTATTGATACAATCAATACATAATTAACGTTATCATCAAATATTTGAGTTTTCTCTTCAATTTCGTTTAACTTTTGACCATAACTCGAAAATTTACTGCTTACACTGCTGTAATCCAATTTTCCTGCTACTGTAGCATGCAATATTCCTGGTACATTGTCAAGAGAATATGATACAGAAGAACTACTTTCTAAAGTATCTTTATTACCATCATCTTCTACTGCAGAAGATACCATTTTTGTTTCAGAATATTCCAAATTAGATAATGCCATATATGAATTATCTACAATTGCGTATGTTAAGAAATTAGTATCATTCTTTGAATATATTTTTATAAATTCACCAACCTCAGGTAATTTACCACATTGGTCTGAGGTTAACATTATCGTTACTTTATCCATTCCTTTAACGGAAGTTATAGAAAATCCATCTAAACTTCCCAAATTTAAAGATTCTACATATTTTTGTAAATTATCCCTATTAATAAATATTTTGGTTGTTTTTGTTTTAACGTAATAGTATTCATCACCAGATGAAAGCTGATAATCTACATAGCTATTTAATACGGTTGTTATTTCAGATTTTATATCAATCGTACTAAAGTATTCATCTATTTCAGCAATACTATTTGCACTTTGTATTTTACGAACTAATTCAGGTGCTCTACTACTATAATCATAATAGGAGCCGTACATGGCAATAATTTGACCAATCGACGAATCTTTATATTCCTTCACCTGTATATAGTCAGTGGCTTCGTCAACCACATCATTTACTTCAGATATAGATTGACTGTTTTGTATTTTGGCAATAAATGACAACCTTCGATGGTCTGAAGGATAGGCTTCAAATAAATTATTTACTGTAACCATAGACGACTCTTTAGTTTGTTCTAATCTAACCTGGTCTTCGGCTTTTATGTTGGTATAGATATAGTAAGAACTAACAATAATAACCGTTATCAGCGCCAGTATTAAAACTGAACGAAGGTGCCTATAATAAATTCTTGAAGACTTTTTTGACTTAGACTTCAAAGACTTTACTTTATCGCTATACTCCTCAGCAGACATCATTTCCCCCTTAAATATAACAATACTGTCAATAATTAATAATAAATAATGAGTATCATAAATAAAATTGGATATATAAAATTAAATATGGTATAAAATCTCTTTTAATAAGGTAATCTATCTTTTACATTTTATATTAATTTATGGGTTTAGATTAACGATAAGTTTATTGTAAATTAAGTACAAATTCGTTTAATTCTCAAATTTTAAGGCAACCGTAGTATCTGCGGATACATTATCTTCAATATAATCTTTCAAAAAATTTTTATCATTTTCAGATACTGGCGTATCATTAGCCAATACTATCGTAATATCATATTGCCCCTCCCGATTAATTATTTCAGAACGTATGAAATATAAACTTGCTTCTGAACCATTATATCCAGAATTTAGCAGATTTACGGCAGATTTTGCAAGCACATCTACATCACCGACTTTTTTAACCTGTTGGTCTAAAACTTCATCCATAAAATGAGAAGTCATTGCATAGGAAATTACAAGTATTGCTAAAACCATTACTGAAAATTCTAAAGATAATTGACCTTTTTTACCTTTTTTACCTTCTTTTTGCTTTTTATATATATTAAAAGCAGTATTTTCAATTTTTTTCAAATTTTCACCGATTAATGTGAAATTATTGAGAAACTTTTTCATAATATTTGATTAATTCTATTATAATATATTTTATTTTTTTTATAGTATATATGAATATAGTGATTAATTATATAAATTGAATTATCTACGACAAATACCGATAAATACCAATTAAGTTAAATAGAACATATATTAAGATATTTTAACAGCAAAATGGTTATATAACTTAATAATACGAAAGGTACGAAAGGATAAGTCTTTAAAATATTTACATCGGTTATTTTGCCCTTCGAATTTAAATCTTTTATCAGGTCTATATCTTCATTCGACAAACCTTCCCCATCTAAATTAATAACTTTACCTTCTATTTTACCAATTTGGGCATTAAACATTATTTTTATTCTCTTAAAGAGGCTCGAATTATTAACAGAAACATTATCTCCATTTATGATAATTATATCCCGTATAATATCCCCTTCTTTTAATTCCGAAATTGGTTTCTTAATAGATATCTCTGCACCAGTCAAAGCATAAATTACAACAGAAAGTAAGCTTAATTCTAATCCATAAACTGCATAATTCAATAGTACGTTTTGAGTTAAAAAATATGAATTATCCATTGCGTAAATAGCTAATAAGTATAATGGGGACATATAACCCAAATATCTTGCTAATTTTCCATATATTTCGAATTTTCTACCCAAAAGTATTGAAATAATTGCAAAACCCCAAACAAATATCGATTTATAAGGTAAAGCATATATATCCACCACATAAGTAATTAAACCAATTATCATTGCCATATAACCTGCAGAAGGCACAATTTCCTTCCAATATTTTATAAATATGGTTTTCATTGGCCAAATACTTGCAAATATAAAACTTAATAGTATTATTGCAAATATAGGAATTGGAACATATAAAAAGCTTGAATATGCAAATATAGGTGCTAATGTGGCAAAAAGCTTAATATCCCCTCCACCCATACCTACACCAAGTATTAAACCCAAAATAAGCGTAGATATTAATGCCGCTATGGAATCAAATCCAAAATAATAAAATCCAACAGAAACATTTAACAAAAACATTATTATTGTGATATAATGCGGTATTATCTTTTCTTTTATATCAGTATATGTCGCCAATCCAATCAAAAAGCCATTTAATATATATGCAATAATCAAAAAATCCATAATTTCCACTTTTAAAGTTTATAATCTATTTTAATTTATGGTATTTAAATATATAAATTATTTAATTGTATTATTCTTTATTTTTTTATTATTTATCTTTGTATATACTCATTTATCCTTATTAGTGATATTTATCTTTTATTCATTGTTTTTTCCGAGTTTTTCTGCTACATTATTTTTAATATCTTCTAATATTGAAGGGTCTTCGTCTAATTTTTTAACTGCTTCCTCAATAGTGTCCATTTGAGTAATCTGCAATATTTGTTTTAGAACTTCTGAAGCTATTTCAGGTTTGTGAATCCACTTACAATTCATACAGCTCCATATTTTAGAACCATCTTTTCTCGTAATGCAATCACCTAATTCTTCATCATTGCAAGGATAAAATGGACAATAGCACCATAAACAAGACTGTCCTTCATAATGACAAGGATAATATTCACAATTTGTATTCGCACCAGATGTTTCTAATACTTTTTTTAAATGCTGTTTTGCAAGGTCTATCATAATATCACACATTTATTGTTTATTACAAATACTTAGTATATTAATTCTAAATTATTTATTAATTGCCATTTATTTTTGGATAATTTATACTATTAAGTATCTTAAATGTTTAAAATAGGTTATAATGATATGTTTATTACTTATGTAATACATAAGCATATTAAATTAAAATATACTTAAAATATAAAATTAAATAAACCTATTAATTAATTATTACAAATTGAGGAAATAATATGATAAAACATACCTGTAATATGGATAATTTAACAGTTGACAGCCTATTTAAAGAAGCAGAAAAAATAAATGACCCCGTACTTAAAGAAAAAACTATTGAATTTTTAAAAAATCCCCTCCCAACACACAGTGAAATAGAATTGTCTAACGTTTCGTTAGAAGAGTCCCCTGCAAGTGTTAAAAGACATCACAAGTACCCAAAAGGACTTTTGGAGCATACAATGGCAGTAACTAAACTTTCATATAATATTGCAGTAGCCTTGGAAGAAGTTTATGGCTTAGAATTAGATAAAGATTTAATTGTTGCAGGAGCACTACTCCACGACATAATGAAACCCCAAAATTACCAAATAAAAGAAGAAATAAAAGAATATAAAGTTAAAATTAATAATAATGACAAAAATTGTAAAGATTTTAAAGATAATGAAAATTCAGATGAAAAAACTGAAAAAACTGAAAAAACAGAATACATAACTGAAACTAAGGTCATTAGACGATTTGACCACAGTTCAGATTTTCATTTGGAACACTTGACTTTAGCGACTTCAGAGCTTTATAAAAGAGATTTTCCATTAAAATTAATCAAAGTTGTTTCAAGTCATCACGGTGATTATGGTTCTTCACGCCCTGATTCGATAGAAGCTTGGATTATACATCACGCTGATAATATGGACGCTAATTTAAACGATATAGCAATTAGAATTGGAAATTCAAGAGCAAGAGACTTGAATGTTGATGATAACAAATTATATGAAAAAATAACTCCTTTAAAAATATATGAATTACGTTCACATATTGGAAAAGAGAATTTAATTGAATATTTAAAAAATATGATGAATTCAAATGAAGAAAATAAGAGATAAAAGTAAGGAATTAAAAATAAATAAATATATAACTCCTAATTTTAACTTTTAGGGATAATATGTTAAAAAAAACAGTTCAAAAAGGAATTTCAAAAAGCAAATTATTAAAAAACATTCTTTCAAACGTTTTAAGTCCAAAAGAATTTGATAAACAAGCTCGAACTAAAAAACCCATAGTTATAGATTGTTTAGCTTGTGGTTTATGTGAAAAGGTATGTACTACAGAATCTATTAAAATATTTAAATTTAAAGATATTATATGTGAAAACTGTGGTGCTTGTGCAAATGTATGCCCAGTAGATGCCATAAATCTTAATAGGTTTGATATAGATTCTGAAAAATGTATACAATGCGGTTATTGTGCGTTATTTTGTACAATACCAATAATTATGAATGAAATACCTATAATAAATACCCCTCATATCACAAATGAATGTAATAATTGCGGGCTTTGTGTCCCAAAATGTCCAGAAAAAGCAATATCCTACGATAAATCATTATCAAAAATTGTAATATCTGATAATTGTAGATATTCCAAAAATAATAATTTAGAAATAAATGAAAAAAACAAATTAAATGACGAATGTATGATTTGTAAAAATTATTGTCCAATGAATGCGATAATATTACCAAAAGATTACAATAAAGCTTGCATTATAAAATTAGACATCAATTCGTGTATATTTTGTAAAGATTGTCAATATATATGTCCGTTAAATGAGAAAGGAATAGAATTCAATGAATGATGCAAAAATAACCCATATGATTTATTAAAATTATGTGAAATTATAAAATGTGAAATTATGAAAAACAATTTTCAAAATAATAAAATTAAAATAGGAATTGTAGTTCACGGCCCTGAAATTATTGATAGCAGATATGCTAAAAAAATAATCGATATAATTAAAAATTATAAATTTTCCTCCGAGTTAGAGTTTGAAAAAGAAATATATGTAAAATTAGGGGGTACAATGGGGAGGGTTGCCGTTATAGACAATAATTTGGAAGAAATAATCGATATTTCGGAAAAATTAGTACCTTCTAAGTCCCTTCAAAAACTCGGGGAATTCAATGATATATTATTTTTGCTAAATTATGGTAAATCCAAAATTACAGGTCATACCTTTGGTAAAATTGTTATAAACAATTCCAAAGTTCACAAAACGGTTATTCAAATTGAAAGACCTGGTGAAAAAGATGGAACTATATTATTATGGAATAAAAAATATATTGGGGAAAATTTAAAAAATAAAAAAAATAATGCTGAAGATAATTTTAAAGATAATACCTATAATGAACGTTTTGAAAGTTTTGTCAATGGACTAATTAACGTTATTAGTACTGAATTTAACATATCCGTTGAAAACTGCATAAGTAAAGGTATGAATGTATATTATGACGAATTAGGAAATCAATGCCGTAAAATACACGGTGTAAGCCCTAATGAATCAATAATGGTTAATGGGATAGTTGTAGGACGTTCAAAAGGCGAAGAAGTAATAATTATTTGCAAAGATGGTAAAATTATCGATATCAAAAATGCAGAAGTTAAATGGCACGGTGTTGAAAAATTGGGAGATATCGATTTGAACAACATAATTATTAAAACTGGTATGTTAAGACGACATAGTAATTTATGCGAAGATTTAAACATTGACGTTAAATTAAACGATGTTAAAAATAAAAATACCGATGATAAAAAAGTTGGAAAGTTGATAGTTATACACCACGCTGGAGAAAATACTTTGGAAATGCTAAAAAAAGGTCCTATTTCAGCAGTATTGACTATTGGCGATGATACAACCACAGTTTGTGGAGACATACTTGCAAGATTCGGTATTAAAATAATTGGCATTACCGATGGCGATAAAGACGAAATTCTTGATAATCCTCGATTAACTAATGGTTCAAAAGTATTTAAAATATTAAACGCAAAAGATGATGATGTAGGCGATTATATCATTGAAAATTCCACTTTTGAAGATTTAAAAAGTTTTGAAGAACATTTTATATCTATTTTTAAATTAATAGAAAATTATTCACCAAAATTGAAATACACTCTTGAAGAAATTAACAAATAAGGTTTTAAAATTAAAAAAGAATAAATAATAAAGAATAAAAAAGAATAAAAAAAAATTAACCAAGATTTAATGAGGGATTTAATGAATAATTCAAATTCTAAAAAATTTGTGGACAAATTAGTTGATTTTTTAGAATACAATGAAATAAAAACCATTTTTTCATATCCTGGTGAACAAATATTACCATTTTATAGGGCAGTTGAAAATTCTAATATAAAATTAATAACTGTTAAACACGAGCAAGCTGCAGCCCATATGGCCGATGGTTATTCTCGAATCACTAATGAAACGGGTGTTTGTTTAGTTACTGCAGGACCTGGTGCAACCAACATAACAACGGGTGTTGCTACAGCATATCGGGATAATTCTTCTATTGTATGTTTTACGGGTCGATGTCCTTCAAAATACATCGGTACGGAATTTTTCCAAGAAATACCTATGAATTTCTTAGATTTTGAAGAAGGTTGTTATATTTGTGAATCAGACGATGAAAACCTATCAAATATAAAAAAGGTATTTGAAAAAAGCTTATTTACTCGAAAACCTATCCAAATAAATATTTCAAAAAATGTTTATGATTCGATTGATAAATCATTTGGTTCGTTAAAAATTACAAAGAATTATAAATCTTATGAAAAGTATATTAATAATCATAACAATAGTGAATTATGTAACAAACTACATACTAAATACTGCATAAATACTATGAATAATGAAATAGTTGAAAATCTTGAAATCATTGAATATTTTGAGAATTTAAAAAATAATGAACTTGTTCAAAAATCT encodes:
- a CDS encoding DUF2117 domain-containing protein, with product MKNNFQNNKIKIGIVVHGPEIIDSRYAKKIIDIIKNYKFSSELEFEKEIYVKLGGTMGRVAVIDNNLEEIIDISEKLVPSKSLQKLGEFNDILFLLNYGKSKITGHTFGKIVINNSKVHKTVIQIERPGEKDGTILLWNKKYIGENLKNKKNNAEDNFKDNTYNERFESFVNGLINVISTEFNISVENCISKGMNVYYDELGNQCRKIHGVSPNESIMVNGIVVGRSKGEEVIIICKDGKIIDIKNAEVKWHGVEKLGDIDLNNIIIKTGMLRRHSNLCEDLNIDVKLNDVKNKNTDDKKVGKLIVIHHAGENTLEMLKKGPISAVLTIGDDTTTVCGDILARFGIKIIGITDGDKDEILDNPRLTNGSKVFKILNAKDDDVGDYIIENSTFEDLKSFEEHFISIFKLIENYSPKLKYTLEEINK